The Camelus bactrianus isolate YW-2024 breed Bactrian camel chromosome 12, ASM4877302v1, whole genome shotgun sequence genome includes a window with the following:
- the CKAP4 gene encoding cytoskeleton-associated protein 4 — MPSAKQRGSKGGHGAASPSEKGAHPSGGADDVAKKPPPAPQQPPPSAPHPQQHPPQHPQNQAHGKGGHRGGKSSSSAAAAAASSSASCSRRLGRALNFLFYLALVAAAAFSGWCVHHVLEEVQQIRRSHQDFSRQREELGQGLQGVEQKVQSLQATFGTFESIVRSSQHKQDLTEKAVKQGESEINRISEVLQKLQNEILKDLSDGIHVVKDARERDFTSLENTVEERLTELTKSINDNIAIFTEVQKRSQKEINDVKTKVASLEDSKGYKQDLRALKEVVEEIQTSVKSREKDIEALRSTVQTMESDVYTEVKELVSLKQEQQRFKEAADSEHLTLQALTEKILQAEETASRLPEEIRRLEEELRQLKAAALGPEEDGAFRASEAFETLQKESQGLDSRLQSVEDGVQAARAAWERQGEGLEALRAQGEEQARRLAELQERVAGLGPGPDEAEADGLAGAVRGLGQAQLSLSGDVEELKRRVAQLPGAVEALQKVQEQVHALLGRDAAAAPPQDLLDRLSSLDNLRASVGQVESDLKMLRTAVDSLVAYSVKIETNENNLESAKGLLEDLRNDLDRLFVKVEKIHEKV, encoded by the exons ATGCCCTCGGCCAAACAAAGGGGCTCCAAGGGCGGCCACGGCGCCGCGAGCCCCTCGGAGAAGGGCGCCCACCCGTCGGGCGGCGCGGATGACGTGGCGAAGAAGCCGCCGCCGGCGCCGCAGCAGCCGCCGCCGTCCGCGCCGCACCCGCAGCAGCACCCGCCGCAGCATCCGCAGAACCAGGCGCACGGCAAGGGCGGCCACCGCGGCGGCAAGtcctcctcctccgccgccgccgcggccgcctcATCCTCGGCGTCCTGCTCGCGCAGGCTCGGCCGGGCGCTCAACTTTCTCTTCTACCTCGCCCTGGTGGCGGCGGCCGCCTTCTCCGGCTGGTGTGTCCACCACGTCCTGGAGGAGGTCCAGCAGATCCGGCGCAGCCACCAGGACTTCTCCCggcagagggaggagctgggtCAGGGCTTGCAGGGTGTCGAGCAGAAG GTGCAGTCTCTGCAAGCCACTTTTGGGACTTTTGAGTCCATAGTGAGAAGCTCCCAACACAAACAAGATCTCACAGAGAAAGCCGTGAAGCAAGGGGAGAGTGAGATCAACCGCATCAGTGAAGTTCTACAAAAACTCCAGAATGAGATCCTCAAAGACCTCTCTGATGGGATCCACGTGGTAAAGGACGCCCGGGAGCGGGACTTCACATCCTTGGAGAACACAGTGGAGGAGAGGCTGACCGAGCTCACCAAGTCCATTAACGACAACATCGCCATCTTTACCGAGGTCCAGAAGAGGAGCCAGAAGGAAATAAACGACGTCAAGACCAAGGTGGCCTCTCTGGAGGACTCAAAGGGGTACAAGCAGGATTTGAGAGCCCTGAAGGAGGTTGTGGAGGAAATACAAACCTCGGTGAAGTCCAGAGAGAAGGACATTGAGGCCCTGAGAAGCACCGTGCAGACCATGGAGTCAGATGTCTACACGGAGGtcaaagagctggtgagcctcaaACAGGAGCAGCAGAGGTTCAAGGAGGCGGCCGATTCGGAGCACCTCACCTTGCAGGCGCTCACGGAGAAGATCCTGCAGGCGGAGGAGACGGCCTCCCGCCTTCCCGAGGAGATCCGGAGACTCGAGGAGGAGCTCCGCCAGCTGAAGGCCGCAGCCCTCGGGCCGGAAGAAGACGGGGCCTTTAGAGCCTCTGAGGCCTTCGAGACTCTACAGAAGGAGAGCCAGGGCTTGGACTCGCGGCTGCAGAGCGTGGAAGACGGCGTGCAGGCGGCACGCGCGGCCTGGGAGCGCCAGGGCGAGGGCCTGGAGGCTCTGCGCGCGCAGGGCGAGGAGCAGGCGCGGCGCCTGGCGGAGCTGCAGGAGCGCGTGGCCGGCCTGGGCCCCGGCCCCGATGAGGCAGAGGCCGACGGCCTGGCCGGCGCGGTGCGAGGCCTGGGCCAGGCCCAGCTCTCGCTGTCCGGCGACGTGGAGGAGCTAAAGCGCCGCGTGGCCCAGCTCCCCGGCGCCGTGGAGGCGCTGCAGAAGGTGCAAGAGCAGGTCCACGCGCTGCTCGGCCGCgacgccgccgccgcgcccccgCAGGACCTGCTGGACAGACTCTCCTCTCTAGACAACCTCAGAGCCTCCGTGGGCCAGGTGGAGTCGGACTTGAAAATGCTTAGGACTGCCGTGGACAGTTTGGTCGCGTACTCAGTGAAGATCGAGACCAATGAGAACAACTTGGAGTCGGCCAAGGGTTTGCTAGAGGACCTGAGGAATGACTTGGATAGGTTGTTCGTGAAAGTGGAAAAGATTCACGAGAAGGTCTAA